A genomic stretch from Eptesicus fuscus isolate TK198812 chromosome 15, DD_ASM_mEF_20220401, whole genome shotgun sequence includes:
- the COQ4 gene encoding ubiquinone biosynthesis protein COQ4 homolog, mitochondrial isoform X1 gives MVTLLRGTLRPLRLFQALPGPAADVPLRTASHGTGLLYPEHIPTSLLQKVLLTAGSAGMALYNPYRHDMVAVLGETTGCRALKVLRDQMKRDSEGAQILQERPRISLSTLDLDKLQSLPEGSLGREYLRFLDVNRVSPDTRAPTRFVDDEELAYVIQRYREVHDMLHTLLGMPTNILGEIVVKWFEAVQTGLPMCILGALFGPIRLSAQQLQVLVSELVPWAVENGRRAPCVLNLYYERRWEQPLRALREELGITDPPMHIKA, from the exons ATGTACCCCTCCGAACTGCGAGCCATGGCACCGGCTTGCTCTACCCCGAACACATCCCCACGTCCCTGCTGCAGAAGGTGCTGCTGACCGCCGGCTCCGCGGGCATGGCCCTCTACAACCCGTATCGCCACG ACATGGTTGCAGTTCTAGGGGAGACCACAGGATGCCGTGCCCTGAAGGTCCTGAGGGACCAGATGAAGAGGGATTCAGAGGGCGCCCAGATCCTGCA GGAGCGTCCCCGGATCTCTCTGTCCACCCTTGACCTGGACAAGCTCCAGAGCCTGCCTGAGGGCTCCCTCGGCCGCGAGTATCTCCGTTTTCTGGATGTGAAT AGGGTCTCCCCAGATACCCGGGCACCCACCCGATTCGTGGACGATGAGGAGCTAGCGTACGTGATCCAGCGGTACCGGGAGGTGCACGACATGCTCCACACCTTGCTGGGGATGCCCACCAACATCCTGG GGGAGATCGTGGTGAAGTGGTTTGAGGCTGTCCAGACCGGCTTGCCCATGTGCATCCTGGGCGCGCTCTTTGGACCAATCCGACTCAGTGCCCA GCAACTGCAAGTGCTGGTCTCGGAGCTGGTCCCATGGGCAGTTGAGAACGGGCGCAGGGCCCCGTGTGTCCTCAATCTGTACTACGAGCGGCGCTGGGagcagcccctgagggctctgcGGGAGGAGCTGGGCATCacggacccccccatgcacatcAAGGCCTAG